A stretch of Cyanobacterium sp. HL-69 DNA encodes these proteins:
- a CDS encoding Short-chain dehydrogenase/reductase SDR: MSDKYCLILGASQGIGLGFVKQLIKEQNYTTIYTVYRNQNTAQELFNLQKEYPHNIVCLQGDITQEKDIVNIVEKIKSTANKLHLVINCVGILHEEEIEPEKSLKHINNDNLLRYFQVNSIPTVLLAKHLLILLKHSEISIFTTISAKVGSIEDNYLGGWYGYRASKSALNMFLKNIAIEYNRVSKKTIVVALHPGTTDTKLSKPFQGNVVPEKLFSVERCTSQLLSIINALNKDDHGKFFSWDGSILPW, from the coding sequence ATGTCTGATAAATATTGTTTAATACTAGGAGCGAGTCAGGGTATCGGTTTAGGCTTTGTAAAACAATTAATTAAAGAACAAAATTACACAACAATATATACGGTATATCGAAATCAAAATACTGCACAAGAATTATTTAATTTACAAAAAGAGTATCCTCATAATATTGTCTGTTTACAAGGAGATATTACCCAAGAAAAAGACATTGTTAACATAGTAGAAAAAATAAAATCGACAGCTAATAAACTACACCTAGTTATAAACTGTGTCGGCATCCTCCATGAAGAAGAAATTGAACCAGAAAAAAGTTTAAAACATATCAATAACGACAACTTATTACGTTATTTTCAGGTCAACTCTATTCCCACTGTCTTGTTAGCTAAACATTTATTGATTTTGTTAAAACATTCAGAAATTAGCATTTTTACCACCATATCGGCGAAAGTGGGAAGCATAGAGGACAATTATTTGGGGGGCTGGTATGGTTATCGTGCTTCCAAATCTGCTCTTAATATGTTTCTCAAAAATATTGCGATCGAATACAATAGAGTGAGTAAAAAAACTATTGTGGTGGCTTTGCATCCCGGAACGACTGATACAAAATTATCAAAACCGTTTCAAGGAAATGTTGTCCCTGAAAAGTTATTTTCTGTGGAGCGTTGCACTTCCCAATTACTATCAATAATTAATGCTTTAAACAAGGATGATCACGGAAAGTTTTTCTCTTGGGATGGTTCTATTTTACCTTGGTAA
- a CDS encoding heat shock protein Hsp20: MSLVRFYPLSDVNILHRQMNRLFDELSNNWEQVPTIGNIPLELFDNGDNLTLKAVIPGINKDDIDISATRQSIKIMGEFNQKAEEKENNYYISEFNYGKFERTITLPIAIKNNEVTADYNDGILTLNLPKVEEVKNKVVKVSLNSNNTVL, from the coding sequence ATGTCTTTAGTTCGTTTTTATCCCCTTTCAGATGTAAATATTTTACACCGTCAAATGAACCGCTTATTTGATGAGTTAAGTAATAATTGGGAGCAAGTGCCAACCATTGGTAATATTCCTTTAGAATTATTTGATAATGGCGATAATCTTACCTTAAAAGCAGTGATTCCTGGCATAAACAAAGACGATATTGATATCAGTGCTACTCGTCAGAGCATAAAAATTATGGGAGAATTTAATCAAAAAGCCGAAGAAAAAGAAAACAATTATTATATTTCTGAATTTAATTATGGTAAGTTTGAACGCACAATAACCTTACCTATAGCCATCAAAAATAATGAGGTTACAGCGGATTATAATGATGGTATTTTAACCTTAAATTTACCTAAAGTAGAAGAAGTAAAAAATAAAGTTGTCAAGGTTAGTTTAAATTCCAATAATACTGTATTGTAA
- the pstB gene encoding ABC-type phosphate uptake system ATPase component PstB — MDSPNINSGGSRVMALENVDIYYGKFKAVRGVNLDIEQNKITAFIGPSGCGKSTILRSLNRLNDLIKIFHLTGRISYHGQNLYAKDIDPVRLRKHIGMVFQRPNPFPKTIYDNVAYGARINGYKGDLDELVETCLRRSVLWDEVKDKLQESGFSLSGGQQQRLCIARTIAAEPEVLLMDEPCSALDPISTLKIEELMHELKQNYTIVIVTHNMQQATRVADKTAFFNAEAVGNKGNKVGYLVEFDQTDKIFNDPAEELTRDYVTGKFG, encoded by the coding sequence ATGGACTCTCCAAACATAAACAGCGGTGGCTCAAGGGTAATGGCATTAGAGAACGTTGATATTTATTATGGTAAGTTTAAAGCCGTTAGGGGCGTAAATTTAGATATTGAGCAAAATAAAATCACTGCTTTTATTGGCCCTTCGGGATGCGGTAAAAGTACCATTCTTAGATCCCTCAACCGTCTTAACGATCTGATCAAAATCTTCCATCTCACAGGCAGAATAAGTTATCATGGACAAAACCTATATGCCAAAGATATTGACCCCGTAAGACTACGGAAACACATTGGCATGGTATTCCAGCGCCCTAACCCCTTCCCAAAAACCATTTATGATAATGTTGCCTATGGGGCGAGAATCAACGGTTATAAGGGAGATTTAGATGAATTGGTCGAAACTTGTTTACGTCGCTCGGTATTGTGGGATGAAGTCAAGGATAAGTTGCAAGAAAGTGGTTTTTCTTTATCTGGGGGGCAACAACAAAGGTTATGTATCGCCAGAACCATTGCCGCTGAGCCAGAAGTGTTGTTAATGGATGAACCTTGTTCGGCATTAGATCCTATTTCTACCCTCAAAATAGAGGAGTTGATGCACGAGTTAAAACAAAACTATACCATTGTGATTGTTACCCATAATATGCAACAGGCCACGAGGGTTGCGGATAAAACTGCTTTTTTTAATGCTGAAGCGGTGGGTAATAAGGGTAATAAGGTGGGTTATTTGGTCGAGTTTGATCAAACCGACAAGATATTTAATGATCCTGCTGAGGAATTAACCAGAGACTATGTAACTGGTAAATTTGGTTAA
- the pstA gene encoding ABC-type phosphate uptake system permease component PstA — protein MTSSTVKGLNLKKQGSSPRTILGNIMTAISALCVIITVIPLVAVIYFVLIQGFSRLNTDLFTKLPPPPGLTDGGLANAIIGTLVVVGIATVIAVPFGVMAAIYLSEFSANNKTALTIRFATNVLSGVPSIIAGVFAYGLLVSSGIIGFSAVAGGVALAVLMLPTIIRTTDEALKIVPQDVRWAALGVGAYNYQTVIKIVLPAALPGIITGVTLAIARAAGETAPLLFTALYSNFWPNVSAQGFLEPIATLAVLVYNFAIVPFPAQNELAWAGALILVSLVLLTSILARLATRKQVY, from the coding sequence ATGACTTCCTCCACCGTTAAGGGTTTAAATTTAAAAAAGCAAGGTAGTAGCCCAAGGACTATTTTGGGTAATATCATGACAGCCATTTCTGCCTTGTGTGTTATCATCACCGTCATTCCTTTGGTGGCGGTAATCTACTTTGTCTTGATCCAAGGTTTTAGTCGTTTAAATACAGATTTGTTTACCAAGTTACCCCCTCCTCCTGGTTTAACGGATGGGGGATTAGCTAATGCCATTATCGGGACTTTGGTGGTGGTAGGCATTGCCACAGTCATTGCTGTGCCTTTTGGGGTGATGGCGGCTATTTATTTATCAGAATTTAGCGCTAACAATAAAACAGCTCTGACCATTCGCTTTGCCACTAACGTTTTGAGTGGTGTGCCTTCTATTATTGCGGGGGTATTTGCTTACGGTTTATTGGTATCTAGCGGTATTATCGGCTTTTCTGCGGTGGCTGGGGGCGTTGCTTTGGCGGTGTTGATGCTACCAACGATCATTCGTACTACTGATGAGGCTCTAAAAATTGTTCCCCAAGATGTTCGCTGGGCTGCTTTGGGGGTTGGTGCTTATAATTATCAAACGGTGATCAAAATCGTTCTACCTGCGGCCTTGCCCGGTATCATCACTGGGGTTACTTTGGCGATCGCCCGAGCAGCGGGGGAAACTGCTCCCCTATTGTTTACGGCTTTATATTCCAACTTCTGGCCCAATGTTTCTGCTCAAGGTTTCTTAGAACCCATCGCCACCTTAGCGGTATTGGTGTACAACTTTGCGATCGTACCTTTTCCAGCCCAGAACGAATTAGCTTGGGCAGGGGCTTTAATCTTGGTATCATTAGTATTATTAACCAGCATTCTTGCTCGTCTAGCTACCCGTAAACAAGTGTATTAA
- the pstC gene encoding ABC-type phosphate uptake system permease component PstC, producing MSASGYSSRSGAVTDSRSVAEKNIDLGFRWLTYAFAIGIGLILVSIALIIIIGAWPAIVEINFSFFAGSNWNPVIDNYGTLMVIYGTLVSSFIALLIAVPLGVGAAIFLSEDFIPEQIRTILVFLVEILAAIPSVVYGLWGIFVLIPITKVFGTWLNTNFGWIPIFSTVPPGPGMLPAGIILSIMILPIIIAISRDSLASLPPDLRQASLGLGATRWETIFRVLIPAAISGIVGGTMLALGRAMGETMAATMIIGNSNRLNISILDPANTIASLIANQFAEASGLQVSALMYAGLVLMILTFIVNIFAEIIVNKIKAKYD from the coding sequence ATGAGTGCTTCTGGTTATTCCAGTCGATCTGGTGCCGTTACCGATTCAAGGTCTGTGGCCGAAAAAAATATTGATCTGGGTTTTCGTTGGCTTACTTATGCTTTTGCCATCGGCATTGGTTTAATTTTAGTAAGTATTGCTCTGATTATTATTATTGGGGCTTGGCCAGCTATTGTTGAGATCAATTTTAGTTTCTTTGCGGGAAGCAATTGGAATCCTGTTATTGATAACTATGGAACTTTGATGGTAATTTACGGAACTTTGGTAAGTTCTTTTATTGCTTTATTAATAGCTGTTCCTTTAGGAGTTGGTGCTGCGATCTTTTTGAGTGAAGATTTTATTCCTGAGCAAATTCGTACAATCTTAGTCTTTTTAGTAGAAATTTTGGCAGCCATCCCCAGTGTGGTTTATGGATTGTGGGGTATTTTCGTATTAATCCCCATCACAAAAGTTTTTGGTACTTGGTTGAATACTAACTTTGGCTGGATTCCCATTTTTAGTACTGTGCCACCTGGTCCGGGTATGCTACCCGCCGGGATCATTTTATCCATTATGATTTTACCAATTATTATTGCCATTTCCCGTGATTCTTTGGCATCTTTACCCCCTGATTTGCGTCAAGCATCTTTGGGATTGGGGGCAACCCGTTGGGAAACTATTTTTCGTGTGTTAATTCCTGCAGCTATTTCTGGCATTGTGGGGGGAACTATGTTGGCTTTAGGTCGTGCCATGGGAGAAACCATGGCTGCCACGATGATTATTGGTAACTCTAACCGTCTTAATATTTCCATTTTAGATCCTGCCAATACGATCGCCTCTTTAATCGCTAACCAGTTCGCTGAGGCAAGTGGTTTACAGGTTTCGGCTCTGATGTATGCTGGTTTAGTATTGATGATTTTAACTTTTATTGTGAATATTTTTGCGGAAATTATTGTTAATAAGATTAAGGCAAAATACGACTAA
- the pstS gene encoding ABC-type phosphate uptake system substrate-binding component PstS: MLTKLNSKTLKNRVLGGFSSLTLAFVLAACGGESTTTTPTEGEGGGETTTGQTSSIELPFEDSVALTGAGASFPAAIYQNWFVSLNEQVPQLQVNYQSVGSGAGIEQFTAGTVDFGASDVAMTDEQIAEIDRGVLLLPVTAGGIVFAFNVPGVEELNLSREVYVDMALGRITRWNDPRIAADNPDAELPDLAITFVHRSDGSGTTGVFTKHLEAISEDWANEVGSGTTVEWGSAGGSFIGSRGNEGVTASIMQTEGGVGYIEYGYALNNNIPMASLENASGEFVFPTEETTSATLGNVELPDNLRAFILDPEGADSYPIVTYTWIMAYQQYDDPQKAVALEAAIQYALTEGQNVATELGYIPLPPNVAARVAEAADQLTDEFTITVD; the protein is encoded by the coding sequence ATGTTGACCAAATTAAACAGTAAAACTTTAAAAAATAGAGTTTTGGGTGGGTTTTCTAGTCTTACCTTAGCTTTTGTTTTAGCAGCCTGTGGCGGTGAGTCCACCACCACTACCCCCACAGAAGGAGAAGGAGGAGGCGAAACTACCACTGGTCAAACCAGCAGTATTGAACTTCCTTTTGAAGATAGTGTTGCTTTGACAGGGGCGGGAGCTAGTTTCCCCGCAGCTATTTATCAAAACTGGTTTGTAAGTTTGAATGAACAAGTACCTCAACTACAAGTTAACTATCAGTCCGTAGGTAGTGGTGCTGGTATCGAACAATTTACTGCTGGTACTGTGGATTTTGGTGCTAGTGACGTTGCCATGACTGACGAGCAAATTGCAGAAATTGATCGAGGAGTTTTACTTTTACCTGTAACCGCTGGTGGTATTGTATTTGCGTTTAACGTCCCTGGAGTCGAAGAATTAAACCTCAGTAGAGAAGTTTATGTGGATATGGCTTTGGGCAGAATTACCCGTTGGAATGACCCTCGCATTGCCGCTGATAACCCCGATGCTGAGTTACCAGATTTAGCCATTACCTTCGTACATCGTTCTGATGGTAGTGGTACCACTGGGGTATTCACCAAACATTTAGAAGCTATTAGCGAAGACTGGGCCAATGAAGTCGGCTCAGGAACCACTGTGGAGTGGGGATCTGCTGGTGGTAGTTTTATTGGTAGTAGAGGTAATGAAGGGGTAACTGCAAGTATTATGCAAACCGAAGGAGGCGTTGGTTATATTGAGTATGGTTATGCTCTTAATAACAATATTCCCATGGCATCTTTAGAAAATGCTTCTGGTGAATTTGTCTTCCCTACCGAAGAGACTACTTCCGCAACCTTGGGTAACGTGGAACTACCTGACAACCTCAGAGCGTTTATCCTAGATCCTGAAGGTGCTGACTCTTACCCTATAGTTACCTACACTTGGATTATGGCTTATCAACAATATGATGATCCTCAAAAGGCTGTAGCTTTAGAAGCGGCCATTCAATACGCTTTGACAGAAGGTCAAAATGTAGCCACCGAATTAGGTTATATTCCTTTACCTCCTAATGTAGCCGCCAGAGTAGCAGAAGCTGCGGATCAGCTAACTGATGAGTTTACCATCACTGTTGACTAA
- a CDS encoding ABC-type uptake system substrate-binding component, with protein MFTKYYRRSIQVILLFMGLGLLTQACGNTVAEETKSISIDGSSTVFPITDSITKNFNAENEEGINVDVGFSGSVGGFRKFCNGETDINNASVPIPQEAMAECKKNGVAYIELPVAFDALTVVVNPSNDWIDSITVEELKTMWEPSAENQILRWSQVNSSWADNTLNLFGPGRDSGTFEYFTGAVMGETQASRNDYVFSEDDEALVNGVAQDTNALGYFGYAYYEQNQDKLKAIAIDNGEGAISPSDETISNNTYRPLTRPLFIYVNAKSAQDNPALKTFVEYYLQSASAVVREVGYLPLPDTAYDVGLIHFNTHQVGTVFNGEAVFNVSINELLSKTYAQDGESGYVF; from the coding sequence ATGTTTACAAAATACTACCGTAGATCAATTCAAGTTATTTTATTATTTATGGGGTTAGGATTGTTAACTCAGGCCTGTGGAAATACCGTTGCCGAGGAAACGAAATCAATATCTATTGATGGTTCTAGTACGGTTTTTCCCATCACCGATTCCATCACCAAAAATTTCAATGCTGAAAATGAAGAAGGCATTAATGTTGATGTTGGTTTTTCTGGTTCGGTGGGTGGTTTCCGCAAGTTTTGTAATGGGGAAACAGATATAAACAACGCTTCTGTGCCTATTCCCCAGGAAGCGATGGCTGAATGCAAAAAAAATGGTGTTGCTTATATTGAATTACCTGTGGCTTTTGATGCCCTTACGGTGGTGGTTAATCCGAGTAATGATTGGATTGATTCTATTACGGTAGAGGAGTTAAAAACCATGTGGGAACCGAGTGCGGAAAATCAAATTCTTCGATGGAGTCAAGTTAATTCTAGTTGGGCTGATAATACTTTAAATTTATTTGGACCTGGGCGTGACTCTGGGACTTTTGAGTATTTTACAGGGGCAGTCATGGGGGAAACCCAAGCTAGTCGTAATGATTATGTATTTAGTGAGGATGACGAGGCTTTGGTTAATGGAGTAGCACAGGATACTAATGCCCTTGGTTATTTTGGCTATGCTTATTATGAGCAAAATCAGGATAAATTAAAGGCGATCGCCATTGATAATGGGGAAGGAGCAATTTCGCCTTCTGATGAAACCATTAGTAATAATACTTATCGCCCTCTAACTCGTCCTCTGTTCATTTATGTTAATGCTAAGAGCGCCCAAGATAACCCAGCCCTAAAAACTTTTGTGGAGTATTACCTACAGTCAGCTTCGGCGGTGGTAAGGGAAGTGGGTTATTTGCCTTTGCCTGATACGGCCTATGATGTGGGACTAATTCATTTTAATACCCATCAGGTGGGTACGGTGTTTAATGGTGAGGCAGTATTTAATGTCAGTATAAACGAGTTGTTAAGTAAAACCTATGCTCAAGATGGGGAGAGTGGCTATGTTTTTTAG
- the ccsB gene encoding cytochrome c-type biogenesis protein CcsB has product MDLVALQSTLDNISFAVLFATMLLYWVGTAFPTFTWLPKLGTTGMIIANLAIATLLGARWIEGGYFPLSNLYESLFFLTWGITVVHLIAEKMSDSRLVGVFTAPVAMGITAFAALSLPSEMQHSEPLVPALKSNWLMMHVSVMMFSYSALMVGSLIAIAFLIFTRGKEIQLRGSSVGTGAYRNVKKFNLKYNTESVQPDLTQNQGGTAVLTKPVETAITLSPERLSLIDTLDNISYRIIGLGFPLLTIGIISGGVWANEAWGSYWSWDPKETWALITWLVFAAYLHARITKGWQGRKPAILAAGGFFVVWICYLGVNILGKGLHSYGWFF; this is encoded by the coding sequence ATGGATTTAGTTGCTTTACAGAGTACCTTAGATAATATATCGTTTGCTGTGCTATTTGCTACAATGCTTTTGTATTGGGTTGGTACAGCTTTTCCTACTTTTACTTGGTTGCCCAAATTAGGTACCACTGGCATGATTATCGCTAACTTGGCGATCGCCACTTTGCTGGGGGCAAGATGGATTGAGGGGGGATATTTCCCCTTGAGTAACCTTTATGAGTCTTTATTTTTCCTCACTTGGGGCATTACCGTAGTTCACCTCATCGCTGAAAAAATGAGCGATAGTAGATTGGTAGGGGTTTTTACTGCTCCCGTTGCCATGGGTATTACCGCCTTTGCTGCCCTTTCCTTACCTTCAGAGATGCAACATAGCGAACCCCTTGTACCTGCTCTCAAGTCTAATTGGTTGATGATGCACGTTAGCGTGATGATGTTTAGTTATTCTGCCCTCATGGTAGGTTCTTTAATTGCGATCGCCTTTTTGATTTTTACCCGAGGAAAAGAAATCCAATTAAGGGGAAGTTCCGTTGGCACAGGCGCTTATCGTAACGTCAAGAAATTTAACCTAAAATATAATACCGAGTCAGTACAACCCGACTTAACCCAGAATCAAGGTGGTACAGCAGTATTAACAAAACCCGTAGAAACGGCAATTACCCTTTCCCCCGAACGTTTGAGCCTAATAGATACCCTCGATAATATTAGTTATCGCATTATTGGTTTAGGATTTCCCCTCCTCACCATCGGCATTATATCAGGTGGTGTGTGGGCAAACGAAGCATGGGGATCTTACTGGAGTTGGGATCCCAAAGAAACATGGGCATTAATTACTTGGCTTGTATTTGCCGCCTATCTTCACGCTCGAATTACCAAAGGTTGGCAGGGTAGAAAACCAGCTATTTTGGCCGCTGGTGGCTTTTTTGTAGTGTGGATTTGCTACCTTGGAGTTAATATTCTTGGTAAAGGATTACATTCTTACGGTTGGTTTTTTTAG
- the pdhC gene encoding pyruvate dehydrogenase E2 component (dihydrolipoamide acetyltransferase) PdhC gives MPALSSTMTEGKIVSWEKAPGDKVEKGETVVVVESDKADMDVESFYSGYLATILVDAGEEAPVGAAIAYIAETEAEIEEAKKKASSAPSSSNGASAPKVEETVEPTAPEPVATTTINAPSGRLIASPRAKKLAKEFKVDLTTVAGTGLNGRITAEDVEKVAGKAPSRPTAAPVSAVTTPPVAQAIAPAPVNNHAGETVPLNTLQQAVVRNMMASLQVPTFHVSYDITTDALDALYRQIKPKGVTMTALLAKAVAVTLQKHSIVNSSYTDAGIKYNEGINIAIAVAIPDGGLITPVLKNADQVDIYSLARSWKDLVSRARAKQLQPDEYSTGTFTISNLGMFGVSSFDAILPPGQGSILAVGGARPTVVSDGQGFFGVKNQMTVNITCDHRNIYGADAASFLKDLAQLIESETHSLTL, from the coding sequence ATGCCCGCCCTCAGCTCTACTATGACCGAGGGAAAAATAGTTTCATGGGAAAAAGCTCCGGGAGATAAGGTTGAGAAGGGAGAAACCGTCGTTGTGGTCGAATCAGACAAGGCGGATATGGATGTAGAATCTTTTTATTCTGGTTATTTAGCCACTATTTTAGTGGATGCTGGAGAAGAAGCCCCCGTAGGTGCTGCCATTGCATACATTGCCGAAACTGAGGCGGAAATTGAGGAAGCGAAGAAAAAAGCAAGTAGCGCCCCTAGTTCATCCAATGGTGCATCGGCTCCGAAGGTAGAGGAAACGGTTGAACCTACAGCCCCTGAACCTGTAGCAACTACGACGATTAATGCACCTAGTGGCAGGTTAATTGCTTCTCCCCGTGCCAAAAAATTAGCTAAGGAATTTAAGGTTGATTTAACTACCGTTGCAGGTACTGGTTTAAATGGACGCATCACTGCTGAGGATGTGGAAAAAGTTGCAGGAAAAGCACCTAGTCGGCCCACTGCAGCCCCTGTTTCTGCGGTTACAACTCCCCCCGTTGCTCAGGCGATCGCCCCTGCTCCTGTAAACAACCATGCTGGGGAAACTGTTCCTCTCAATACTCTACAACAGGCGGTAGTCAGAAACATGATGGCGAGTTTACAAGTGCCTACCTTCCATGTGAGTTACGACATTACCACCGATGCCCTCGATGCCCTTTACCGTCAAATTAAGCCCAAGGGTGTCACCATGACTGCTTTACTCGCTAAGGCGGTGGCTGTTACTTTACAAAAACACTCCATCGTTAACTCTAGTTACACCGATGCTGGTATCAAATACAATGAAGGAATCAACATTGCGATCGCCGTTGCCATACCCGATGGCGGTTTGATTACCCCCGTGTTAAAAAATGCTGACCAAGTAGATATTTATTCCCTTGCCCGTAGCTGGAAAGATTTGGTATCCAGAGCCAGAGCAAAACAACTACAACCCGATGAGTATAGCACGGGTACTTTTACCATTTCCAACCTCGGTATGTTTGGTGTCAGTAGTTTTGACGCTATTTTACCTCCCGGACAGGGTTCTATCCTCGCAGTAGGGGGCGCTCGTCCTACGGTGGTATCCGATGGACAGGGTTTCTTTGGGGTAAAAAATCAGATGACTGTTAATATTACCTGTGATCATCGTAATATTTATGGAGCGGATGCGGCTTCTTTCCTCAAGGATTTAGCCCAGTTGATTGAGTCTGAAACCCATTCTTTAACTCTCTAA
- the queG gene encoding epoxyqueuosine reductase QueG, whose product MMKLTAQEVKQKAKEIGFHEVGIASVEEVGDYHQRAVNNLQKWLDKGYQADMKWMGNPKRQNINECMEGVQSVISVALNYYTPHERSGNPEDAKISRYGWGRDYHRIIQKRLKVFAQWFNDMGIEARYYVDTGPIQDKVWAQKAGIGWIAKNGNVITRNYGSWVFFGEVLVNIPLDVDKPHTNHCGTCTRCISACPTDAITEPFVVDANRCIAYHTIENRAESLPSAIAPNLNNWVAGCDICQDVCPWNQRFAQPTDIEDFNPYPENLNPKLTELAQLSDEEWDKRFTASALRRIKPAMWRRNAQAQINNLIPNT is encoded by the coding sequence ATGATGAAGCTAACAGCACAAGAAGTTAAACAAAAGGCGAAGGAAATTGGTTTCCATGAAGTGGGCATTGCTTCGGTGGAGGAGGTAGGGGATTATCATCAACGGGCGGTTAACAATTTACAAAAATGGTTAGATAAGGGTTATCAGGCAGACATGAAGTGGATGGGTAACCCCAAAAGGCAGAATATAAATGAGTGTATGGAGGGGGTGCAATCGGTGATTTCCGTTGCTTTAAATTATTATACTCCCCATGAGCGTTCGGGGAATCCAGAGGATGCTAAAATTTCCCGTTATGGTTGGGGTAGGGATTATCATCGCATTATTCAAAAGAGGTTAAAAGTTTTTGCTCAATGGTTTAATGATATGGGCATCGAGGCGAGGTATTATGTAGATACGGGCCCGATTCAGGATAAGGTATGGGCGCAAAAAGCTGGTATTGGTTGGATTGCCAAAAATGGTAATGTGATTACCCGAAATTATGGAAGTTGGGTTTTTTTTGGGGAAGTTTTGGTTAATATTCCTTTGGATGTGGATAAACCCCACACTAATCATTGTGGTACTTGTACCCGTTGTATTTCTGCTTGTCCCACCGACGCCATTACCGAGCCTTTTGTGGTGGATGCGAATCGGTGCATAGCTTATCATACCATCGAAAATCGTGCGGAAAGTTTGCCCAGTGCGATCGCCCCTAACCTAAATAATTGGGTAGCAGGGTGTGATATATGCCAAGATGTGTGTCCATGGAATCAAAGATTTGCTCAACCCACCGACATCGAAGACTTTAATCCTTACCCCGAAAACCTGAACCCAAAACTAACCGAATTAGCCCAACTATCGGACGAAGAATGGGATAAAAGATTTACCGCCTCCGCCCTCAGAAGGATAAAACCTGCCATGTGGCGCCGTAATGCCCAAGCACAAATTAATAACCTAATACCTAACACCTAA
- a CDS encoding 2-methyl-6-phytyl-1,4-benzoquinone methyltransferase / 2-methyl-6-solanyl-1,4-benzoquinone methyltransferase, protein MSLYYILGAIALLTVVGIVIYLVTPRSFESPDTVANSYDEWTDDGILEFYWGEHIHLGHYGSPPRKKDFLEAKADFVHEMVKWGGLDKLPEGTKVLDVGCGIGGSTRILAKSYNFDATGITISPKQVQRATELTPEGVSAKFQVDNALNLSFPDNSFDVVWSIEAGPHMPDKAKYAQEMMRVLKPGGTLVVADWNQRDDRQIPLNGWEKVVMRQLLDQWSHPSFSSIEGFSEQIAETGMVEGEVVNADWTQETLPSWLESIWQGIVRPEGIIRFGVSGFIKSLREVPTMLLMRVGFGAGLCRFGMFKATKAQTATTAQAGTTSETVNA, encoded by the coding sequence ATGTCTCTATATTACATTTTAGGTGCGATCGCCCTGCTAACAGTAGTAGGAATCGTTATTTATTTAGTAACCCCCCGCAGTTTTGAATCCCCCGACACCGTAGCCAACTCCTACGACGAATGGACTGATGACGGTATATTAGAATTTTATTGGGGAGAACATATTCACCTCGGACATTATGGCTCACCACCAAGAAAAAAAGACTTTTTAGAAGCAAAAGCCGACTTTGTCCATGAGATGGTTAAATGGGGTGGTTTAGACAAATTACCCGAAGGTACAAAAGTTTTGGACGTAGGTTGTGGCATTGGTGGCAGTACCCGCATTTTAGCAAAAAGCTATAATTTTGATGCCACAGGTATCACCATCAGCCCTAAACAGGTACAACGAGCCACCGAATTGACTCCCGAAGGCGTGAGTGCCAAATTTCAGGTAGATAATGCCCTTAACTTATCCTTTCCTGACAATAGCTTTGACGTAGTATGGTCCATCGAAGCAGGCCCCCACATGCCCGATAAAGCAAAATATGCCCAAGAAATGATGCGGGTGCTTAAGCCAGGTGGTACATTAGTAGTAGCCGACTGGAACCAAAGAGACGATCGCCAAATCCCCCTCAACGGATGGGAAAAAGTAGTAATGCGTCAATTATTAGATCAATGGTCCCACCCTTCCTTCTCTAGTATTGAAGGCTTTTCTGAGCAAATCGCCGAAACAGGCATGGTAGAAGGGGAAGTAGTTAATGCTGATTGGACACAGGAAACCCTACCCTCTTGGTTAGAGTCCATCTGGCAGGGGATTGTAAGACCTGAAGGTATCATCCGTTTTGGTGTTTCTGGTTTTATTAAATCCTTGCGCGAAGTACCTACCATGTTGCTAATGCGCGTCGGTTTTGGTGCCGGTTTATGTCGTTTTGGGATGTTCAAAGCCACAAAAGCTCAAACTGCCACCACCGCCCAAGCTGGTACTACTTCCGAAACCGTCAACGCTTAG